In Desulfosudis oleivorans Hxd3, the DNA window CCAAAAACCGGGCGGACGGTCCCCGGCGAAAAAATCGGCCAGCCGGCACCCGATGGGTATCAGCAGGAACGGCAGCACCATGAGAAAATATCGGGGCCCCAGGCAGAAACCGCCGTGCCAGTCGCTGCGGCACGCAATGAAAAGCAGGCGAAACAGGACCATGGCGATGATAACAAAAGAGAGATACCGGTAGCGTTTATGCAGGTACGGCCACCAGAAAACAGCGGCGATCAGAATGGGACAGAACCAGAAAACCCCCTTGCCCGGACTGGCAAGAAGACCGGCCAGCCCTTCCCATGGAGTGGTAAAGACTCCGTAAGCCACCCCCTCAGCGGTCTGACGTCCCAGTTCAAAAGGATTGCCGAACCGCATGTAATTATAGATGCCGTAGAGCAGGGCCATAATACCTGTTCCGGCAGTAAAGCCTGCCGCGACCCGCGCACAGATCCACCGGTTTTCCCAAAAGCCGGTTTTCGACCGTGCCCACGGAGAAATGGCAATCACCAGAAAAAAGGGTGTCATCAAAATCGCCGTGATATGGGTGGTAAAGGCAAGCCCCAACAGCAGGCCGCTGCCCAAAAAACGGACGGCTTTACCTGAAACGGGGAAAGTATTGAGATCTTTTCGCGGAGAAATCAGGTAAAAAGACAACAGGACAAAAACCATGGCCAGGGGCTCTGCAAACATCGTTCCTGAATAGTGCCACAGGGGCGTGGCCAGGCCCAGCAGCAGGGCTGTGATAAAGGCCGCAAGCGGGCTGCCGGTCAGCCGGCGAATGATCAGAAACTGTAACACCACCACGAGGCTTGAAACCAGGGGGGTAAAAAAGGACACCAGGAACCGCAGGGCATGGGGCGCCATGTCCGATGGTCGCTGTTTGAGAATGTAGGACCGGAAAGAGAATCCATCCGCGGCAAAGCTGATGGGAATGCGCCGGTAT includes these proteins:
- a CDS encoding phospholipid carrier-dependent glycosyltransferase, encoding MIIPARKIRVPGPVLVPWLVSLLLFSLMVYGGVRTPDGEVVFRVGESLAMNGTFAVEKDLEAWPDFGLPRGCDNRRYSGFAPAQSVLLAPFIRVASCLNQTRWYEYRRIPISFAADGFSFRSYILKQRPSDMAPHALRFLVSFFTPLVSSLVVVLQFLIIRRLTGSPLAAFITALLLGLATPLWHYSGTMFAEPLAMVFVLLSFYLISPRKDLNTFPVSGKAVRFLGSGLLLGLAFTTHITAILMTPFFLVIAISPWARSKTGFWENRWICARVAAGFTAGTGIMALLYGIYNYMRFGNPFELGRQTAEGVAYGVFTTPWEGLAGLLASPGKGVFWFCPILIAAVFWWPYLHKRYRYLSFVIIAMVLFRLLFIACRSDWHGGFCLGPRYFLMVLPFLLIPIGCRLADFFAGDRPPGFWRPVAAGAFLFACTVQQLYFCLGEPISFYYMLRMVNLQQGISIIANNQIYFQWSASPLVGLFDGRRGPFLLQSVPLGQWELLALCAMALALVTGLLTFYLIRTKRKRYT